One genomic window of Caballeronia sp. SBC1 includes the following:
- the gcvA gene encoding transcriptional regulator GcvA, which yields MKYPVHLNALRAFEASARHQSFSAAATELNVTSAAVGQLVRGLEEWLGVPLFHRSASGTIRLVPTDTAQRALPDIRAGFDRLTLGLARLQEASTNGVLTVTTSPAFAAKWLLPRIDRFQQAHPETDLRLDTSLKLLDFAAQGIDIGVRYGAGSWPGFTAEKLFDEEIYPVCSPEFRRKNGGIRTLSGLKGCTLIHDLSMESSSGFPTWRTWLEMAGIPGVASNRGLRINNSAAVVQAAIDGHGVALGRSVMVHDDLAAGRLVRLFSRTTCPSQLAYYVVYRPECAVLPRLSAFRDWLQSESLIMQQGTEK from the coding sequence TCGGCGGCTGTAGGGCAACTGGTCCGCGGCCTTGAAGAGTGGTTGGGAGTTCCACTCTTTCACCGCAGCGCCAGCGGCACCATCCGCCTCGTCCCGACCGATACCGCGCAGCGCGCGCTACCGGATATCCGCGCGGGCTTCGACCGGCTGACCCTGGGACTTGCGCGCCTGCAGGAAGCGTCGACAAACGGTGTGCTGACCGTGACAACGAGCCCGGCGTTCGCCGCGAAGTGGTTGCTTCCGCGAATCGACCGCTTCCAGCAGGCCCATCCGGAGACCGATCTGCGTCTTGACACAAGCCTCAAGTTGCTTGATTTCGCAGCTCAGGGTATAGACATTGGCGTGCGATATGGCGCAGGCTCGTGGCCCGGTTTCACTGCCGAGAAGCTGTTTGACGAAGAAATCTATCCCGTCTGCTCACCTGAATTCCGGCGCAAGAATGGTGGAATTCGAACCCTGTCCGGACTCAAGGGATGCACACTGATTCACGATCTCTCGATGGAAAGCAGTTCCGGTTTCCCGACCTGGCGCACATGGCTGGAGATGGCTGGTATCCCTGGTGTCGCTTCGAATCGCGGACTTCGCATCAATAACTCGGCTGCCGTGGTGCAAGCCGCCATCGACGGACACGGCGTTGCCCTTGGCCGGAGTGTCATGGTGCACGACGACCTGGCGGCCGGGCGCCTTGTCCGGCTCTTCAGCCGCACGACCTGTCCGTCGCAGCTCGCGTATTACGTGGTCTATCGGCCTGAGTGCGCGGTGCTGCCGCGGCTGTCAGCGTTTCGCGACTGGCTGCAGTCGGAGTCGCTGATCATGCAGCAAGGCACCGAAAAATAA
- a CDS encoding LysE family translocator, whose product MSFHTWFLFAIAYLVTTISPGPNVLLVIRNTVRFGGRGTAATIAGNLLAQLVVVLLVALGVGAVLAAMPPLFLAMKILGAVYLMFLGVKQLRSGKRSVNKSGKLGATASVNALPTPSLDKRKIFREALLVSGSNPKTLIFLSAFMPQFITHDQPLPAQFIVMYLTVACTVALVHTVYSFGVRRIHNGLGTSRWIEALKRCSGLVFFGLGIKLLTARQA is encoded by the coding sequence ATGTCCTTTCATACCTGGTTTCTTTTCGCAATAGCGTATCTGGTCACCACTATTTCGCCCGGACCCAACGTCCTGCTCGTCATCCGCAACACGGTTCGATTCGGCGGCCGCGGCACGGCTGCGACCATTGCCGGAAATCTGCTGGCTCAGTTGGTCGTGGTGCTGCTTGTGGCATTGGGTGTGGGCGCGGTGCTCGCAGCCATGCCGCCGTTGTTTCTCGCCATGAAGATCTTGGGTGCGGTTTATCTCATGTTCCTGGGCGTAAAGCAGTTGAGGAGCGGGAAGAGAAGCGTGAACAAAAGCGGGAAACTTGGGGCAACCGCATCCGTCAATGCACTGCCCACGCCCTCTCTCGACAAGCGCAAAATTTTTCGGGAAGCGTTATTGGTTTCGGGAAGCAATCCCAAGACGCTGATCTTCCTGTCTGCGTTCATGCCGCAGTTCATCACGCACGACCAGCCGCTGCCGGCGCAGTTCATCGTTATGTATCTGACAGTGGCTTGCACCGTGGCGCTGGTTCACACCGTCTACTCGTTCGGAGTGCGCCGGATTCATAACGGGCTTGGCACAAGCCGGTGGATTGAAGCCCTCAAGCGTTGCAGCGGCCTTGTCTTCTTCGGCTTAGGTATCAAGCTTTTAACGGCAAGGCAAGCTTGA